TGCCAAAGAGATTCCTTGTATTTTTTAAGGCTAAGCAGGCTGATTTGAATTCGGGCGCCCTTACAATTATAGGCGAGGCTGCTGACGCGGCACAGCACGAAAAAGGAGCGTTTTTGACGGTTCAGGGTTACACGTCTTCCAAGCATAAGACAAACGCCGACATGTTGCTCTCACGTCGCCGCGCCGATAATGTCGTGGACGTGCTCGTTGCAGACGGCGTGTCAAAGCGCCAGATAACCGTCAAAAC
This sequence is a window from Acidiphilium acidophilum. Protein-coding genes within it:
- a CDS encoding OmpA family protein, translated to MEATDIMIYSKYFIKFSAIIVFFGLLLSSFSFAQSQSPPTVGCGCSPPMPKRFLVFFKAKQADLNSGALTIIGEAADAAQHEKGAFLTVQGYTSSKHKTNADMLLSRRRADNVVDVLVADGVSKRQITVKTTGAFPLVRNAPKALIRYNRRAQIVIYAPTK